One Stigmatopora argus isolate UIUO_Sarg chromosome 19, RoL_Sarg_1.0, whole genome shotgun sequence genomic window, TGATTATTACATAGGATTTGTTTTGTTATAtgatatatgttatatattttttgtagatTTAGATTATATTGAAAATCATTGGAATCATACTTCATGTACAtactataattatatatatatatatatattgtttgtcatttttatatatttgattaTTATACTTGGGCGgggcttatttttttatttattttaatatctaCTGGTCATCCATGTTGAAACATCCGCTATTAACGTCTAATATTGTGGAATTTAGGgttttgattatttaaaatggtaatactaatgaatgaaaaataatattggAACGCTGCCGCCTGCTTTGGCCCCGCCTCCGCCTTCTCTTCTGCCATCTTGTGTGCGTTAATTAGGACGCTTGTTGTGAGTGGCCTCTGTACCTCTAAAAAAGCTATTGAAACGTAAGTAATCTGTTATGAATGCAAATTATGGGTATAAAGAATCAATACAtattatttagaattatttCATGGTGAATATATAGGGTAGACGTCGCGTCTTCCGCAACAAGTTACGCCGTCACCGCTCGCCCTCTATCGGGTTGTGCTTCCAAGCGACTACGTAGATTTTTAGGCCGCTGTCGTGACCTCGAATTGAGTTCAAACTCACTAGTTCATTGAGTTTTGTGCCAATATTTGGCGACTAAATGATTATTTTCTATcggtattgttttatttttgtattttttgtcgaCGGAGTCAAATAATTCGGTTAAATGAATGTCAAACTAGCAAGCAGGTGCAGCCATTTTCTTTTCGAAAATACGGTCAATGTAGCTATAAATTCCTCGTGTTCATTACGTCCTAATACAAAGACAATGTAAACAACAGTTTGAATGAAACTTTTATGAAAAACAAATCTTGAACAATTACGAGTTCATCAagaataactattttttttcaatggcggCATCTGATTGAAGTTAGGCATAACGGTTATGCTAACGGTTATGCTAATGGTTATTAACAGTCTCACCGTTCCGAGGTCAGGCCTTCCCTtctttgcgtgggttttctcagggtatgGATAGTAGGCTGATCGACCACTTCAATTATCCATTAAAGATTTTGTGTGTATGTCCTTGTAACCTGTGAAtggttggtggaaaaaaaatccggttGGGGCCtatccatagttagctgggataaacCGAAGCACACTcacaacccttgtgatgataagtaaGAAGAACGAATGTGCTGACTTTGACTTCAACGTTTTAAAGCAAGAGGCGGTGGAAATAGCTCAGTGATCCCTTCCAGTGAGGGAGATGTGAGAGGGTTACAAGTCATGTAAGTGTGCGAAGCCAGGAGATAATCTTTGCCTTGACATTGAAGCCTCAGAATAGAACAGCACACTCTCCATTATACTCTGTTAACGCCACATTACTATGCATGCAATAGCGGGTGTGTACTGAAAGTGTTTTGGGGTAACAAATAACATTTCGATTGCCTCTACAGAGCGGCCACCTTCCAGCCGTGCGACTGTGGGACGTCTCGGAGCGCCGGCAAATTTCCGAGCTGCAGAAACATGAATACGGCGTCTCCTGCGTTGCCTTCTCGCCCGACGGCAAGCACATCGTCAGCGTGGGCAACCAGCACGACATGATGGTCAACGTCTGGGCGTGGAAAGTAAGCGTACGGCCGTGTGCGAGAATGTATGTGAACGCGAGTCTCTGAAAAAAACTGTCGGTAACTTTATCCCAGAAGGGCGTGGTCATAGCCACCAACAAGGTGTCCAGCAAGGTGACGGGCGTGTCTTTCTCTGAGGACAGCTCTTACTTTGTCACTGTGGGCAACAGGCATGTCAAGTTCTGGTATCTGGACCAGTGCAAGGCCAGTAAGGTACTATCCTAGCATCCATATTTGTGGTTATGGATGagtgatacagtggtacctcgacatacgagcaatttgagatacgagtaaaatttcgagcaaataattatctctcgatacgagacaaatttcgagatacgagaaagccaggtggccaaaacatgaggctgtttatgattttagcgcactgtcttttttgccgcatctctttcgtgtataacagttccaagaatatcgacatacgatctcagtctcggaacgaattaagctcgtatctcgaggtaccactgtattccacaaaatgtaggttttcataataataataataatcggacataggccctgtcgtcattatcaacaacacaaaaagcctacttgtcatcacacccagaaactgcgtgtgatgaaattggtggtgcttctccataagctgcgtttactcggcaaaatacctaaataagtgcaagttacggacttgtaatttggcattcgaAATAAATAAAGAGCATAAAGAGCAAGCCTTTCCGCAACTCTGGTATGTTACgcatgcaatcagtggattggcgtcaggggCTTctcgcagcccaacccccgttgcttcaagttCGTTAGTCAGCTCGGTCAGTGCTGGGTGACTTGAGCAAAAAGCTGCCgccacccacagtggcccaacccccgtcgattCAATTTTATCACCTATGTCTATGCTGGATggcttggaaaacaaaaagctgcctggtgtaaactgtcaaagccagttcaatactttttttttttacctatttcaaacataggccatcaaagtgcagacttttaaccatttttgactcatttaagagcacctttgttgaatatttcacccatttcattatacgcagcggtgtatgacgacaataaaggcttttgatttgatataaaggcataccatcccataagactaggttTTATGGGATGGTATGCCTttaactattccacaaaatgtaggttttcataaagagcaagctttccacaatattaGTGTCCTAcgcgtgcaatcagtggattgccgtcaggtgcttcttgcagcccaacccccgctggttcaagtttgtAAGTCAGCTCGGTCAGGGCTGGGTGACTTGAGCAAAAAGCTGCTCACCCACACCCCACCCACAGCgccccaacccccgttgattcaactttgtcaattaagtctgtgctggatggcttggaaaacaaaaagctgcCTGGTTTAAACTGTTAGAGCAGGTCCaagactttttctggacctatttcaaacgttggccatcaaggTGCAGACTtttaaccattttgactcatttaagagcacctttgttgaatgatatttcacccatttcattatacgcagcggtgtatgatgacaataaaggcttttgatttgatatatagGCGTaccatcccataagactagtgtttcatttcaaactactccacaaaatgtaggttttcataaagaggaaCCTTTCCGCAATATTAGTGTCCTAcgcgtgcaatcagtggattgccgtcaggtgcttcttgcagcccaacccccgctgttTCAAGTTTGTAAGTCAGCTCGGTCAGGGCTGGGTGACTTGAGCAAAAAGCTGCCaccacccacagtggcccaacccccgtcgattCAACCTTGTCACCTATGTTTGTGCTAGAAggcttggaaaacaaaaagctgcctggtgtaaactgtcaaagccagtccaagactttttctggacctattgaaaacggcggagcgattgctattacgaggagtatatatgacttctcgttggcaagtggtcgtgcgttatcctattgtgaggacatttgtgcgcatcatttttggaatattttgaagggaatacaaaagcaaacagcccatcgatagtgaaagtcagggtggaggtggggcaaatacagccaacccgggagaataAAGGTATcgaactttaatacaaaattagaattaagtttagtgtaaggttagattaaatttatttttgagtgtgtctgcatcgtaatccaagttcatttaaatttgtttatgttttgaaacgagcgtgttgccctGCAAAAagcggaacgaattaagcttgtatctcgagctACCACTGTACTCATATTCCGGAGGCTAAACAGTGTCTTGATTTAGGCCAGCACCCCGGTACCCCTGCTGGGGCGTTCGGGTTTGCTGGGCGAGCTGAGGAACAATTTCTTCTGCGACGTGGCCTGTGGACGAGGCCAAATGGCCGACTCCACCTACTGCGTCACCTTCTCCGGCTTGCTGTGCGAGTTTAACGGCAACAGGATGCTGGACAAGTGGGTAGAtctgcaggtaaaaaaaaaagcttccacccttccttccttccttttttgcGTCATGCCTTCTTATGTGTATACGTGATACAAAATCTGCTGTAATTAGTTTGTTTTCTgctctttgtttattttgtagACCAGCATGGCTCagtctctgtctctgtcctcGGACCGGATTTTCTGCAGCTGCGCCGACGGAACGGTGCGAGCCTTCAGCCCGTCGGACCTCCGTTTTGTTTGCACCCTGCCTCGGCCGCACCCCCTCGGCGTGGACGTCGCGGCCGTCACTCAAGCGAGGTAGGGAGCTCGGCGACGGCGTATGAGAAAGCTGGAAATGAATCCTCAACGGATCCTCTTTACAGGCACTTGCTGTGCGGCCGGGCGGACGTCCGCTACCCGGACGCCATGGCCGTGACCTACGACCCCGTCAGCCGCTGGTTGAGCTGCGTGTACGCCGACCACAGCGTGTTCGTGTGGGACGTCGCTGACGTCGGCCGGGTGGCCAAGGTGCACTCCGCCCTCTTCCACGCTGCCTGTGTTTGGGACCTCGACGTAAGACCAATGGCATTCAGTGAAAACTATACATACCGTCCATCCTGTTTTATACATGTCATTACTATACCACTGATAATATCATGCGCTCATTTTTCCTCAAGATGTTTCCTGATGTTCCCAATGGAGAGACGGCGGCCATTCTTTCACCCGGCACGTTCCTCAGCTGCTCGTCCGACAGCACCATAAGACTTTGGCACATGGATGAGCGGGCCCGTGTTCATTCAAATAACATCCTGAGCACAGTcagttaaacaaaaacaaaaacacacacacacacaaccaataTATACAGTAAAATACAGTctctaaatatattttaatgatttgtttttaggATCTGCTCAAGATCATCTACACAGGCTCGAACACAGCCGCCTTGCAGGAAACAGAGCACATGACCCATGTGGATAAACCTGTGGATGGACAGCAGGTGGAAAGCAGGACAGGCATCCGAACCATATGCGTCGGCCCAGATGGAAAACACTTGGCGTCCGGCGATCGAAACGGGATGTTGAGGTGCGATCAATCGTTTGGGTCCACTAGAGGGCCACTCCACTGACcgctgtccctgaaagggttaatagCAGAAACAACTTGATTGTTCTCTGGTGTTTGCCGTGCAGGGTTCACGACTTGGGCAGCATGGAGGAGATTCTTAAAGTGGAAGCTCACGACGCGGAAATCCTCTGCCTGGAGTACAGCGAACCGCAAACAGGTCGGTCTTTTGCCGCGGGCGATGAATGATGCGCGAGCGACAATGGTAGTGAATGGTCGCCCCTGCCGCAGGTTTGCAGCTCCTGGCCACGGCCAGCAGGGATCGTCTGATTCACGTGCTGGACGCCGCCGGCGACTACGGCCTGGTGCAAACGTTGGACGAGCACTCATCGTCGATCACGGCCGTACGCTTCGCCGCCGGTGAGCCTCCAgagagctttttttccccatttttaggGCCCCACCCCTTTAAATAATACATGACTATTGATAAAGTGTACGCTGGGATGCCTTACTCATCTTTATAGTTTACCACACTGTATGGAGACAAAAGTATCGCGACTTGAGCACCAAAAGCACCAAAAGAGTGGATTTCAAAACAGAATTATCTTAatttcgtgattttttttttcacgaccACTAAATAAATAGTGGAatttatatttaatgttttatttatttaaatcaaagcatattggaaaatgctttttcactcttgtatattttttaaacttgatttgAATCATTATCCTCTCATCTTTTTAACAGATTGGCTGGTATCAACAgtaatagatgtctaatccatttgattgTACTATAATGACTGACTTAtttttctgtccatttagtaacgaaatgaaaatgtttgattttttcctCAGCGAGCGACGGCAAAGTGAGGTTGATCAGTTGCGGGGCAGATAAAAGCATCTACTTCCGCACGGCACACACCGTAAGTAGAACACAAAGAAAGACTCGTGCCACACAGAGGGGGTCTTAAATCAGGCGTAAGTAGCTTAGCGTTAGCCAGCGTTTTCCAATCAGGgtccctttttttccacattgatTCTTCGCGGTCTAAAAGGCGCCCATACGGGTGTGTCTGTTAACTTTTATGGAGTGTGATAAACAACCGCTTGTTAGTCAGCAGTAAGATTGAGGGAGCTCGCTGCCTAGCATAGGCCCGCGTCCTCGTAATCGCAGCACCTATAATGAGCGCCGATGCTGTTTTGGAAATTTGTCAGCAGAGGGAGGCGGTAGCTATTAAAGTGACAAACTAAATAATACAAATGCCTCTAGTTCTACAGCTGtaatcatcttttttgtttttgtttatagaAAGAACAAAGACAGCACACCCTTGTTAGAGAATTAGAAAAGTCAACATCAGTAAAGGATTacagtaaaataataaattaaacaagaaAAGGCGCTCTAATGCCTTAAGCTAAAGGCCCTTGTCatcatttgtggaaaaaaaaattgtcatagaaaaaaaacttaaatagataaaatagattagtttttaattcattttaggaataaaataaatttaaaaaatggtgacttatatttttttgtttactgattcataaaaattgaaaatttcaGCTGTTTTGGTTAAATAGAATTGAATAGTTTTTATACTACAGATTGATTTTagagttatttttttgttatttaagaatatgaccttaaataaagatatttttgGTGGATATTTAGTCTTGCATATAACATGAGCgcaagacaaaataaaacatggctGTTATTGCAGAGCGAGGAAAGAACCGAGTTCAGGTGTTGTCACCACACGGTGAGGAAGAGCACGCTGTACGACATGGGCGTGGACCCTAGCAGCAAACATGCAGCGGTGGGCTGCCAGGACCGCTGCATCAGGTGCGTGGCCTTCAAGGTTTCGCCTAGAAAAATCTCCAATTCGCCCactcattccttttttttaccccctctTAACAACAGAATTTTCAACGTCAACAACGGCAAACAGAAGAAAATGTTTAAAGGTTCACTCAATGACGACGGCAGCTTGCTCAAGGTTAGGAATGCTGGTTCTTACCGTCTACATGCGAGGGTACTGAACAAAACGCTTTTGTATGCGTCACAGGTTCAAATTGATCCGTCGGGACAGTACGTGGCGGCTAGCTGCTCCAACAAAAATATTAGCGTCTTCGACTTCAACACTGGGGAATGCGTTGCCACCATGTTTGGGCATTCAGGTAATCACAGTGTAGAAATGAATATGCTCAATATAATTATAGCAAAATACCCAAATACAACTACACTAATGGGGCtcatttgttgctttttttcccctttttttttcttttagaaatTGTGACAGGTTTGAGGTTCACTAACGACTGCAGGCATTTGATCAGCGTGTCTGGAGACAGGTGAGGATCTCATTGGTTTGATTTATGGTCGTTCAATTTCCTCTGTCTCGAccaaaatgcaacattttgCTTTGAAGCAGTTCCTTCAGGTACAGATACGCCCAAAGAAAGGCCAGACTAAAACCCTTTTCCACTTTGTTTTCATGACTCAGCTGCATCTTCGTGTGGCGCCTAGCTCCAGAGTTGACCATTAACATGAGGCAAAAGCTGTTTCGCCTCCGACAGCCTCTGACCAGCGCCGCCTTTAGGTGACCCCGTCATTCCCACGCCCGCCCGCACTCCGTTCCGTGTGACTTTCTAATGAACTTGCGACGTCCCACAGCAGGCGGGAAGCTCAGAGCGCTCCCGCTCTGTTGGGGCTCTCCTTCGACAGCGATCGCGACGCAGAGTACTGCCACCGAGACTCCGACGATCGCAACCCAGACTCTGGAAACAGCGTTTCTGCTGACAGCAGCCATGGAGAAGAAGACACGGGCGGTTCAGAAGAAGCACCCGACTGGGAGCCGGTAACAGTAATCTTTAATCTTTTATATAAATACGAGATATTTGACCTGTTTAACCCTTTCTGGGAcagtggcagctaatgagttgaaCAAGTGGCTCATGAAGGTATAAAAGTATTGCCTGACATTTGGTTTCCAGCCTGCCGTACCCACACCCGTCGTcagccgccgcccccgccgtcGTTGGTCCCGCCGCAAGGGCTCTTTAGAGCTGAAGGTCAAATCCATGTTGGACCTTAGACAGCTGGAGAACTTCAGTCCAACTAAACGTACCGAGAGAGCGAAATTCCACCAGCCCGCCTCGAGCTCGGATCACCCCGACGAGAACGTCTCGCGTCCACACGTCGTCCGCTGCCATTGGCTCTCGTCTGAACGCTTAAAAGCTTCCGATAGGGCGGGGGGCAATGAAGATGACAGAAAGCGTCAGCTCCTCAACCAGAGCCAGGACAGCGCCTGCTCGCTAGGCTACGATAGCCGAGGAACTAGCCCGGATGGCATCCTGGACGGTAGGTAAAATCCCTGCAAAATCCCTGCAAACTCTTGCATCCTTTGCTTCATGTAACCCCATCGTCAACAGACTCGGCAGACAACGCGTCCCTCAGCCTGGACAGCTCAGAGGACGAGTCGGATAAAGAAGCGGCGAGGGAGGAGTTGGCTAGCGTGGAGAATGCTCTGAGACAACCAGAAGATTTCCTCAAGCGCAACTTTGAGGCGCTAGCGGACGCCTGCAGCACAGGTCGGGCAATCTTAGGAACAAAAGCAtagtggcccttgaggaccggtttggagagcCCTACTTTTCCTTATCTTTGAATTTTTGCTGTGTGTCTCGCAGCTCAGCCTAGCAAAGTCCAGAGGCTCAGCATGTCCTCACGTTTCCTGGCCCGAGGACATCAAAACAGGTGCGGGGGCTCCTACAAGCCCCCCGTGTCCAAAGTGCGGCCCTTGATGGAAAACGGGCAGAGCAGAAGCGTCACAGGCTCGTTGTTCATCCCGAGACCGCCCAAGAAGACCACGCCGGGGTCCCACCTTTGGAGGTTCTCTACGCCGCCGTCCAAACCGGCTCAGCCCGACGGAACCGCCGGTCTGCACAAGTCGCAGTCTGTTCAGAACCTCACTTCAGCACGTATGTACTTCATCATATAGAGAATATTTGTACATTGTGTGAATGTGAAAATTGCATTAAATATTAGCAGTACAAATTCATATACATTTACAATTGGTCAAATTGCCCggattgaataaataaatgaaaaaagggaATTAAAAGATTAGCGCTATAAACTGCTCTCTTCTCTGCAGCTCCACGCTCACCGCTTCCCCCTAGTGAGCGTCGTGAGTGGTGCAGGAGACCCCAGTGTCTCCTCCTGGAGCGCGAGCCTTCCAAACCCTCGTCCTTGCCCTCGCCCACAACGGTCTCGCCGTTGTCTCCCCTCTCTTACATGAGCCCGACGGCCAGCTCCATGGCCAAGAGCAGCCGCTCGTCTTCCGTGGGAGAGGGCATCCTAGACCTGCCGCCTTTCCCCAAAGCTCGGAGGTCCTGGGGGGATCTGGACGGGGCAGAGACGCCTTGGCACCCGCTCGCCGCCGTCCTCCCGACGCCCTCTCGCATCCCCCAGCCTAAGCGGCCTCTCAGCCCTCGTCGCAGCTTGGACGTGAAAGCCACTACCTTTTCGCTAGGAAGTCCAAACAAAGCTTCTTCTCCCACGGTGGCACCCGCCGTTGATGTCACTGTTTACACAGGTAAGGCTACGTGTGGAGAACTTGGATGCagtaaacatttttgggggcgAGAGACAGATTTAAGACGAAACTAATACTGTCAAATTGGAGGATAATCTTACAATTCTTTTTACACGTTATGTTCTTCTTGAAGGTTCAACAGAGAAGAAGCCACTGTCCATAGCGCCGCCTCTTGAAGCGCCCCTGGTGGCAGAACGTCCCCTCACGCATCCAGGTCTTCCTTCTCCCACTGATCTTTCGTTTACTAGCGCCACTTTTCCTTCCCGTGTACCTGCTACGCCACCTCTCCCTTTCCGTCGTCACTCTGACTCACGCGGGCCGTCGCTGGCTTGCGTCTCTTCGTCCGTGGCCGGTGAGTCTACTGGCAGAATGCTTGCTCGTTTGGATTCGCTTTTTCGCAGAAACGTGCATTCTCGTTTAAAAATGCGTGTATTATTTTCGTTTTGATCTTCCATTCTCATTGCAGGTGATTCTGTTTCTCTGGGCACGTGCAAGCAGGCTGCGACTGAGCTCGTTTGCAGTCTCAAGCGAACTATCTCGCTTTACACAGCGGTTAGTATTCCTGAGTATTAAGTATTTTTTCATAAAGGGCAACCAATTTATATTTATGGACTTTTTCAAGATAGGA contains:
- the LOC144065002 gene encoding LOW QUALITY PROTEIN: mitogen-activated protein kinase-binding protein 1-like (The sequence of the model RefSeq protein was modified relative to this genomic sequence to represent the inferred CDS: deleted 2 bases in 1 codon; substituted 1 base at 1 genomic stop codon), with protein sequence MPADGMTIKSRIKKLLRSPSGKHAQERRENLASKVTLEKVLGITALGNSCLSCDPKTGLVAYPAGCVVVLLNPRNERQQHLINASKKSITALSFSQDGKYLVTGESGHLPAVRLWDVSERRQISELQKHEYGVSCVAFSPDGKHIVSVGNQHDMMVNVWAWKKGVVIATNKVSSKVTGVSFSEDSSYFVTVGNRHVKFWYLDQCKASKASTPVPLLGRSGLLGELRNNFFCDVACGRGQMADSTYCVTFSGLLCEFNGNRMLDKWVDLQTSMAQSLSLSSDRIFCSCADGTVRAFSPSDLRFVCTLPRPHPLGVDVAAVTQARHLLCGRADVRYPDAMAVTYDPVSRWLSCVYADHSVFVWDVADVGRVAKVHSALFHAACVWDLDMFPDVPNGETAAILSPGTFLSCSSDSTIRLWHMDERARVHSNNILSTDLLKIIYTGSNTAALQETEHMTHVDKPVDGQQVESRTGIRTICVGPDGKHLASGDRNGMLRVHDLGSMEEILKVEAHDAEILCLEYSEPQTGLQLLATASRDRLIHVLDAAGDYGLVQTLDEHSSSITAVRFAAASDGKVRLISCGADKSIYFRTAHTSEERTEFRCCHHTVRKSTLYDMGVDPSSKHAAVGCQDRCIRIFNVNNGKQKKMFKGSLNDDGSLLKVQIDPSGQYVAASCSNKNISVFDFNTGECVATMFGHSEIVTGLRFTNDCRHLISVSGDSCIFVWRLAPELTINMRQKLFRLRQSDQRRLXVTPSFPRPPALRSVRREAQSAPALLGLSFDSDRDAEYCHRDSDDRNPDSGNSVSADSSHGEEDTGGSEEAPDWEPPAVPTPVVSRRPRRRWSRRKGSLELKVKSMLDLRQLENFSPTKRTERAKFHQPASSSDHPDENVSRPHVVRCHWLSSERLKASDRAGGNEDDRKRQLLNQSQDSACSLGYDSRGTSPDGILDDSADNASLSLDSSEDESDKEAAREELASVENALRQPEDFLKRNFEALADACSTAQPSKVQRLSMSSRFLARGHQNRCGGSYKPPVSKVRPLMENGQSRSVTGSLFIPRPPKKTTPGSHLWRFSTPPSKPAQPDGTAGLHKSQSVQNLTSAPPRSPLPPSERREWCRRPQCLLLEREPSKPSSLPSPTTVSPLSPLSYMSPTASSMAKSSRSSSVGEGILDLPPFPKARRSWGDLDGAETPWHPLAAVLPTPSRIPQPKRPLSPRRSLDVKATTFSLGSPNKASSPTVAPAVDVTVYTGSTEKKPLSIAPPLEAPLVAERPLTHPGLPSPTDLSFTSATFPSRVPATPPLPFRRHSDSRGPSLACVSSSVAGDSVSLGTCKQAATELVCSLKRTISLYTAVLDSSPEGGEEARQEMMEVLSEALASAKAELDPLPGNLTSNSALRGSADKAEGDKALALLEQYAELLLKSVERKLDGKM